The following DNA comes from Kitasatospora sp. NBC_01287.
TCGGGAAGTTGACCGAGACCACCTTGGTGTTCGGGCGCAGCGCCGCGACCAGCCGGTCCAGGTCCAGGGCCCAGTCGCGGGCCGCGTCCAGGGCCACTCCGGTCACCGCGCAGAGCGAGCGCGGCACGGTCTCGGCGGACTGGTAGTTGGGAGTGACGACCACCGCGTGGTCCTCCGGACCGAGCAGCGCCCGCATCGCCAGGTAGAGGCCCTCCTCCGCGCCCGCGAAGCAGAGCACGTCCTGCGGGCCGGCCAGGTCGTAGGTGTCCGCGATGGCCTGGCGCAGCCCGGGATCGCCGTAGGTCTCGGTGTACCCCAGGGTCAGCGTCTCCCAGGCCCGCGCGTCCTCCTCGTCCGCCAGGGCGAGCAGCTCGGCCATCGCCATGGTCTGCGCGTCGGAGGCGGTCAGGTGGTAGCGGGCGGTGAACTCCCAGCGGGAGAGGTAGGTTTCGAGCCGGAATTCGGGCAGTCTGGTCATCCGTGGGTCTCCCTCCGTGTGCGGAGAGTTCCCCGCCGTGCCTGGACGGTACGTCCGGACCGGGCGACCTGTCGAGATCCTGCCCGCCAGGGGCGCGGCCGGCTGCCCGGCGGTCCCGTCCGGGGGAGCAGACTGGAGGCATGTGCCGAAGCATCAAGACCCTCCGTCCGCCCGTGCAGCCCGAGGTCACCGAGGAGGACATCCACGCCGCGGCGCTCCAGTACGTCCGCAAGGTCTCCGGGTTCCGGGCCCCGGCCGCGCACAACCGCGCGGTCTTCGACCAGGCCGTCGCGGCCGTCGCCGCGGCCACTG
Coding sequences within:
- a CDS encoding DUF2277 domain-containing protein — translated: MCRSIKTLRPPVQPEVTEEDIHAAALQYVRKVSGFRAPAAHNRAVFDQAVAAVAAATAALLAGLEVRGSGGRASE